One Anolis carolinensis isolate JA03-04 chromosome 4, rAnoCar3.1.pri, whole genome shotgun sequence DNA window includes the following coding sequences:
- the tmem275 gene encoding transmembrane protein 275, whose product MFVEKSNTPLSQKPSKKKTRPQGLPSPALCCACGLCIMLAGINITLVGAFAFGTFLPVNNPPIVIGPILLVVAFTFFGACCICSRRPPAHGTRKSKTGANIGLIKPGNTAFEIETSEHTVQDTTAVQLSPTNSPMSSKKSTPIHENSKTCKLFTMDSNGPAAKYTAGGESIQLNLPRDIAMS is encoded by the coding sequence CAACACTCCTTTGTCTCAGAAACCAAGTAAGAAAAAGACCAGGCCACAGGGTCTGCCTTCCCCAGCTCTTTGCTGTGCTTGTGGTCTGTGTATCATGCTAGCAGGGATTAACATCACTCTGGTGGGTGCCTTTGCTTTTGGAACATTTCTGCCTGTCAACAATCCTCCTATTGTCATTGGGCCCATCCTTTTGGTGGTGGCATTCACTTTCTTTGGGGCCTGTTGCATCTGCAGCCGAAGGCCGCCCGCTCATGGCACAAGGAAATCCAaaactggggctaacattggACTCATCAAACCCGGCAACACGGCTTTCGAGATTGAAACCAGTGAGCATACTGTGCAAGACACGACTGCAGTGCAGTTGAGCCCAACCAACTCTCCAATGTCCTCCAAGAAATCCACACCGATTCATGAGAATTCGAAGACCTGCAAACTCTTTACAATGGACAGCAATGGGCCAGCAGCCAAGTACACAGCTGGTGGAGAATCAATACAGCTGAATTTGCCCAGAGACATTGCTATGTCATAA